One region of Triticum aestivum cultivar Chinese Spring chromosome 6B, IWGSC CS RefSeq v2.1, whole genome shotgun sequence genomic DNA includes:
- the LOC123138047 gene encoding uncharacterized protein → MASMTQPMPYYPTTNPIMHAQPATTSRGSFAPVFTVLGVISFLAVVACVAGRLCGRRLSKKKAYADQHYYGTNAVGGDLEKGFEVKYPPMKPMPSSRAVVHDMDDGFEIKFAPEKPAAWKTDAKANNRGRQQQQQHHHHQAGIPKEYAGFRYPAAANGAVRQGQVRGGTFVSAKPGS, encoded by the coding sequence ATGGCTTCCATGACTCAGCCCATGCCGTATTACCCCACCACCAACCCCATCATGCACGCGCAGCCGGCCACCACGTCCAGGGGCTCCTTCGCGCCGGTGTTCACCGTGCTGGGCGTCATCTCCTTCCTCGCCGTCGTCGCCTGCGTCGCGGGGCGGCTGTGCGGCCGCCGGCTCTCCAAGAAGAAGGCCTACGCCGACCAGCACTACTACGGCACCAACGCGGTCGGCGGCGACCTGGAGAAGGGCTTCGAGGTCAAGTACCCGCCGATGAAGCCCATGCCAAGCTCCCGCGCGGTGGTCCATGACATGGACGACGGCTTCGAGATCAAGTTCGCGCCGGAGAAGCCCGCGGCGTGGAAGACCGACGCCAAGGCCAACAACAGAGggcgccagcagcagcagcagcaccaccaccaccaggccgGTATTCCGAAGGAGTACGCCGGTTTCAGGTACCCCGCGGCTGCCAACGGCGCCGTCAGGCAAGGGCAAGTAAGGGGCGGAACATTCGTCTCCGCAAAGCCCGGTTCATGA